The Candidatus Goldiibacteriota bacterium genome includes the window TACAGATATTCTTCTTTATCATCTACAAACACTTCATTTTTAAATATCCATTTTACACCGGATAAACTTAAACCTTCAAAACGCCTTACGTCTTCCGGCCATTGACTTTTTTCCAATCCGTTAATATCCACGGTTTTAAAAAGCAGTTCTTTCTTATTTGAAGCAAAGACAATACCTTCGGGAGTTATAAGCATGGCCATACCGCTCAACGCATTCATTATCTTTTCTATCTCTTCCATACCCATTTTAACGGCAATAACTATCCGCTTGTTATTAACATTCATGGCTCTGGAACAGTATATTCCCCTTTTTCCGGTTATCACCCCAAGAGCGGAATAAATATAATTACTGTCTGTTCCCGCGTTTTTAAAATACGGCCTGAATGAAAAGTTTTCCCCCACAAGCGATATGCCTTCAGAAACAGCCGACGCGAATACTGTCCCTCTGCCGTCCATAATATAAATAAGATCCACATTTGTTGAAGCCGCCAGCACATTAAGCATTGACTGCATTTCACGGTTTGAAACATTGCCGTTGATTTCAAGCAGATTAATAAAATCTTCGCTCAATCTGAGCGAATCAACAATAGCATTCAGTTTTACAAATATTTTGCCTTCAATAAGGCCAGAAAGCCTTTCCGCTTCTCTTCTGATAACTCGTTTTTGGCTCTCTGTCTCCATCTTAAAATAAATAACCGAAATAAAGACAATTCCAATAAAAACAGATAAAATAAAAAATATGGCGGGAATTCCAAAAAACTCCCTGTTTTTAAACAAATTCAACTTAATTTTACCGGCCATAAAACCCCCCTGTTTTTTGGGTCTATGTCCCTATATGCAGCGGTTCCACTATTTTCTTTATCAGCACTATTGCCGATAAAGATGTCAGATAACTTGTCTTTGGATTATTAGGCGAAGGGAAATTTTCCGTTATCGCCCTGAACCTTCCAAAATCGCCTTCCACAATAAGTTCATGCTTATTGGTGCTTACAAAAGGATCCGCTATTATTTTTACCCTTGTTGCATCCGGGCCTATTCCGGCTATGCTTAAAGTGGCCGCCACATTTATGTTGGCGGGAAAACCTATTACAGCTTCCCTTGCCGTTCCGTCAAAAATTACAGTTTCAGTTACAATATCATCAGGATTAATCCCTTTATCTTCAAGATATTTAACCCCTTTAAACGCTTTTGGCGGTTTTCTTGTTATAAGCGTGACCTGTTTTAAACCCCGGTATTTGGCGGCATCCAGCCCGTCTATGCCGACCACAGCGCCCGAGGGTACATATACATTAATCAGCTTGCTTCTTGCCTGCTCCACCAGATCCATATTTTCCAGCACGCCTCCGGCGCTTAAAAATACTATATCCCTGTTATATTTAATTGCCAGTTTAAAAATATCAGTTACCGCCGCTTTCTGCGCGCATTCCACGACAAGATCGCACTTTTTAATCAGTTTTTCCATGTCAAGTGAAGCCGGTTTTACCTTTTTAAGTTTTGAAACAAGCAGATGATACTTGGACTTATCCGTATCACAGCACGCTTCAAGAATTACATTAATATCGCCGTTATCAACCGCGCAGGCTATCTCTGTGCCTATTGCGCCGCACCCTATTATCCCAAGTTTTTTTTGTTTTCTAAACAGCATTATTTTTTCACCCTTTTCTTCTGTATTTTATTATTTTCATCAACTTTGACAATTTTTGCCTCTTTAGTTAATACCTCTTCTTCATTCACAAATCCATAAGCAACAATAATCACTTTATCGCCTTTTTCCACCAGCCTGGCCGCGGCGCCGTTAACACAGATTTCTCCTGAATTTTTTTTACCGGCAATCACATAAGTTTCAAAGCGCTTTCCGTTATTAAGGTCAAGCACATGCACTTTTTCATTCACATATATGCCTGCAGCTTCCGCAAGCACAGTATCTATAGTAATACTTCCTTCATATTCCAGGTGTTTATCAGTTACTGTGGCGCGGTGAATCTTTGATTTAAGCAGTTCTATCATCATCCTTTTTCTCCTCCGTTCATCCGGGACAGATTAATCATTTGTCCTGATAATTGTATTGTCTATCAGCCTTGTTTTACCCACAAATATCGCGGCAGCAATCAGCGCTTCCCCCGATATTTTATCCGTTTTTTCAAGCGTGTACGGGTTTACCACTTCAACGTAGTCTATTTCAACTTTTTCTTCCTTTAATTTTCTTTTTATTTCCCTTACAATTACAGCAGCGTCGCGCTCGCCAAGTTCTGCCATGCTTTCCGCCATCTGAAGAGATTTATAAAGAACCGGAGCCGTGTTGCGTTCTTCAGGCGAAAGGTATGAATTTCTGGAACTTAAAGCAAGGCCGTCTTTTTCCCTTGCCGTGGGGCATATTACAACACCTGTGTCGTAATTCATGTCCCTTAACATTTTGGTTATTATGACCGCCTGCTGCATATCCTTGTGCCCCAGATACATTTTATCCGGTTTAACAGCGTTTATCAGTTTCGCGACAACAGTGGTTACGCCTTTAAAATGCCCCGGCCTTGAAAGCCCGCACAGCACTTTTGCCATTTCGTTTTCCACGCTTAAATATGTGGCATACCCTTCCGGATACATTTCATCCGCCAAAGGTATAAACACACAGTCCACGCCCTTAATTTCTTCAAGCAGCGAAAGGTCGCGCTCTTCATCACGCGGATATTTCGCAAAATCTTCATTGGGCCCAAACTGCGCCGGGTTTACAAAGATACTTACCACAACCTTTGTGCATTCCTTTACCGCGGCCTTCACAAGCGACAGGTGGCCTTCATGCAGATAGCCCATTGTAGGTACAAAGCCTATGACATGAGGCGTTTTTCTTGCCGCCCTTTTTATGGCATCTGAATATTTCTGCATTTCGCTGATGTTCCTTATTATCTTCAAAAAACCTCCGCTAAAAACTGTGTTTTTTTCCGGGAAACTTTCCCGTCCTTACTTCACCGGAAAATTTTGTTATATCAGCTAAAACTCTTTTACCAATATTATCATATCGTTTAACAAATTTCGGGGTAAAATCCGGAAAAAATCCAAGCATATCATGGGTAACCAGCACCTGCCCGTCACACTTTACCCCGCTTCCTATCCCTATAACCGGCACACCGACAGCTTTTGTTATCGCGGCGGCGGCGGATGCTTTAACTTTTTCCACTGTAATTGCAAAAACACCCGTTTTTTCAAGCGCAGCCGCGCTTTGAATAAGTTCTTTTTCTTCCTTATCTGTTTTTCCAAGAACCGGATATCCGCCGTATTTTTTTACCGACTGCGGCTGAAGCCCAATGTGCCCCATGACAGGTATTCCAATTTCTATAATGGCTTTTACCTGCGGAATTATTTCAATCCCGCCTTCTATCTTTAAAGCATGCGCGCCGGATTCTTTTATTATTCTGCCGGCGTTTTTCTTAGCCTCGCTTACGGACGCCTGATATGACATAAACGGCATATCGGTGACAATAAAAGTATCCGGAGCCCCTCGCTTAACCGCTTTTGTATGGTAAATCATGTCATCCACGGTAACGGGAATTGTCTCTTTTTTGCCCTGAAAAACCATTCCCAGCGAATCGCCTACAAGTATTATATCAACCCCCGCTTTTTCAAGCAGAAAAGCGGTGATATATTCATACGCCGTCAGCATGACTATTTTTTTACTGTTTTTTAATGCGGTTATGGAGTTTACGTTAAGCATATTATTTCATTCTTGGCGTATAGTAGTTTATCCCGCCCTTAATATTAAGAACGTAATCCCTGATAATTTCGTAAGCTTTCCTGTCGTTAACAAAATCAACTTCATCCGTGTTTACAATAACAAGCGGTATACTTTTTGAAAAATGCGAAAAGAAATAATTATACGCCTCTGACAATTCGCTTATATAATCCTTGCTTATTGACTTTTCATATTTTCTGCCGCGTTTTTTTATGCGCTCCATAAGTGTATCAACGCTGGCCTGCAGATAAATAACGAGGTCCGGTTTTAAAAGCGATCCTTCATCAACCACCGCTTTGTGTATTTTTTCATATAAGGATAGTTCATTTTCTTCAAGCGTCACATAGGCAAAAAGACGGTCTTTATCAAGGATGTAATCCGCCACAACTCCAGAATCAAAAAGATCCATCTGTTTTAAAGGTTCCTGCTGTTTTATCCTGTTAATAAGGAAAAAAAGCTGCGTCTGAAAAGCATAACTGCCCATGTCTTTATAGAATTTTTCAAGAAAAGGGTTGTTATCCACCTGTTCTAAAACAGGTTTCGCCTTTAAATCTTCGGCAAGCATACGGGCAAAAGTGGTTTTGCCGGCCCCAAGCACGCCTTCCACAGCTATGTAATGAAAATTATTCATTAACCGCTCCGATTCTTAATATTTTTTCTTCTTTTTTGCAGTTTTCAAGCAGTTCTTTTACGCTTGTTTTAAAAGCCCTATGCCTGAATCCGCCGGCTATTTCATTCAGCGGAACAAGCACAAACAGCCTTTCAGCAAGCCCGATGTGAGGTATAGTAAGCCTGGCGCTATTAACCATTATATTACCATAAAAAATGATGTCAATATCAATTATGCGGGGGCCCCATCTGCGCCCGGAATCGGCATTCCTGCCCATTTCCCTTTCTATGCGTTTGATTATGTCAAGAAGTTCAAAGGGCGGCAGCCGTGTCTTTGCCTGAACTGCGACATTTAAAAAATCGGGCTGCTTTTTATAACCAAATGGCTCTGTTAAATAAAGAGATGATATTTTTTTAACTTTAATATTATTTTCGCCAAGTTTTTTTAACGCCTTTTTAATGCTGCTTTTTTTACCGCCTTTGTTGGCTCCCAGCGAAAGAAATACCTTCATTTAACGCCTCTTTTTAAAACTTCAGGTTCTTAAGCCTTTCCAGCGCCTGATGAATTACCGGTTCTTCAACAGTCAGCGCTATTCTTACATATTTATCGGCGGACGGCCCAAAACCTATTCCGGGAGTCAGCACAAGCCCCGCTTCTTCAAGCAGTTTTGACGCAAACTCCATGGATGTGTATTTTCCCGGTATTTTTATCCATAAATATAACGTCCCTTTTGATTCAATAACTTCATATCCAAGAGCGCGCAGCCCGTTTGTAAATACTTCAGCGCGCTTTTTATAAAGCTGCCTTATTTCCTCTTCTTCTTTTTCGCATTCCAAAAGAGCCCTTGCGGAAGCTTCCTGCAGCGCGGAAAC containing:
- a CDS encoding aspartate dehydrogenase; the protein is MLFRKQKKLGIIGCGAIGTEIACAVDNGDINVILEACCDTDKSKYHLLVSKLKKVKPASLDMEKLIKKCDLVVECAQKAAVTDIFKLAIKYNRDIVFLSAGGVLENMDLVEQARSKLINVYVPSGAVVGIDGLDAAKYRGLKQVTLITRKPPKAFKGVKYLEDKGINPDDIVTETVIFDGTAREAVIGFPANINVAATLSIAGIGPDATRVKIIADPFVSTNKHELIVEGDFGRFRAITENFPSPNNPKTSYLTSLSAIVLIKKIVEPLHIGT
- a CDS encoding aspartate 1-decarboxylase; protein product: MMIELLKSKIHRATVTDKHLEYEGSITIDTVLAEAAGIYVNEKVHVLDLNNGKRFETYVIAGKKNSGEICVNGAAARLVEKGDKVIIVAYGFVNEEEVLTKEAKIVKVDENNKIQKKRVKK
- a CDS encoding pantoate--beta-alanine ligase, with translation MKIIRNISEMQKYSDAIKRAARKTPHVIGFVPTMGYLHEGHLSLVKAAVKECTKVVVSIFVNPAQFGPNEDFAKYPRDEERDLSLLEEIKGVDCVFIPLADEMYPEGYATYLSVENEMAKVLCGLSRPGHFKGVTTVVAKLINAVKPDKMYLGHKDMQQAVIITKMLRDMNYDTGVVICPTAREKDGLALSSRNSYLSPEERNTAPVLYKSLQMAESMAELGERDAAVIVREIKRKLKEEKVEIDYVEVVNPYTLEKTDKISGEALIAAAIFVGKTRLIDNTIIRTND
- the panB gene encoding 3-methyl-2-oxobutanoate hydroxymethyltransferase, yielding MLNVNSITALKNSKKIVMLTAYEYITAFLLEKAGVDIILVGDSLGMVFQGKKETIPVTVDDMIYHTKAVKRGAPDTFIVTDMPFMSYQASVSEAKKNAGRIIKESGAHALKIEGGIEIIPQVKAIIEIGIPVMGHIGLQPQSVKKYGGYPVLGKTDKEEKELIQSAAALEKTGVFAITVEKVKASAAAAITKAVGVPVIGIGSGVKCDGQVLVTHDMLGFFPDFTPKFVKRYDNIGKRVLADITKFSGEVRTGKFPGKKHSF
- a CDS encoding deoxynucleoside kinase, whose translation is MNNFHYIAVEGVLGAGKTTFARMLAEDLKAKPVLEQVDNNPFLEKFYKDMGSYAFQTQLFFLINRIKQQEPLKQMDLFDSGVVADYILDKDRLFAYVTLEENELSLYEKIHKAVVDEGSLLKPDLVIYLQASVDTLMERIKKRGRKYEKSISKDYISELSEAYNYFFSHFSKSIPLVIVNTDEVDFVNDRKAYEIIRDYVLNIKGGINYYTPRMK
- the folK gene encoding 2-amino-4-hydroxy-6-hydroxymethyldihydropteridine diphosphokinase; amino-acid sequence: MKVFLSLGANKGGKKSSIKKALKKLGENNIKVKKISSLYLTEPFGYKKQPDFLNVAVQAKTRLPPFELLDIIKRIEREMGRNADSGRRWGPRIIDIDIIFYGNIMVNSARLTIPHIGLAERLFVLVPLNEIAGGFRHRAFKTSVKELLENCKKEEKILRIGAVNE